The stretch of DNA AAGACGACGAAGTTCACCGCGCCCGCGATCAGCATCTGGCTGGCCTCGATGGGCAGCCGCTCCGTCGCCTGCAACGCGTAGGTGGAGATGCGGTTGAAGACCTCGCTGGAGCTGTTGGCGTGGATCGTGGACAGCGAGCCGTCGTTGCCCTGCGACATCGCGTTCAGCATGGTCACGATCTCGTCGCCGAGCACCTCGCCGACGATGACGCGGGAGGGGTTCATACGGAGGGACCGACGCACCAGCTCGGCCATGGAAATGGTGCCCTGGCCCTCGGAGTTGGGCAGCCGTTCCTCGAACGCCACCGCGTTGGGGTGCAGTTCAGGGAAGGTGTCCAACCCGAGCTCCAGCGCCCGCTCGACCGTGATGAGCCGCTCGTGCGGCGGGATCTCGTTGGCGAGGGCGCGCAGCAGTGTCGTCTTTCCGGCGTTCGTGGCGCCCGCGATCATGATGTTCTTGCGGGCGCGGACCGCGCAGGCCAGGAAGTGCCCCAGCTCCGGCGCGAGCGTGCCGTTGCCGACCAGGTCGGAGATGAACACCTTGCCCATCCGGGCCCGGCGGATGGACAGCGCGGGCCGGCGGGTCACGTCCATGACGGCCGACAGACGCGAACCGTCCGGCAGCCGCAGGTCGAGCTGCGGGTTGGCGGAGTCGAAGGGGCGGGACGACAGGCCCGAGTAGGCGCCGAGCACCTGGATGAGCTCGATCAGCTCCTCGTCGGTCTCGGCGACCGGCTCGCCCTTGACCTCGCGCCCGTCGGCGTATCCGACGAACACCTGGTCGCAGCCGTTGATGTCGATGTTCTCGACCTGCGGGTCGTCGAGCAGCGGCTGGAGCCGGCCGACGCCGAACAGCGCCGCGTGCACGGCGGCCGCGTACTGCTCCTCGGTCTCGGCGTCCAGCGGCGTACGGCCCGCGTTGATCTCGGCGCGGGCGTACTCCTCCAGTATCTGCGCTATGACCGCGCGGGCGTACTGCCGCTCGTCCTCGCCGGACATCGGCGTGACGCCGTTGACCTGGTCGAGTCGGCGCTGCTCCGCGATGCGGTCACCGGCGTCCTGCCGGAACCGCTTGACCAGCTGGTGATCGACAGCCGTCATCGCCCGGCTCCTGGCTGACCATTCGTGTGGGGCTGGTACGGCTGCTGGGCCTGGGGCATCTGCTGACCCTGGGCCGCTTGCTGCGCTTGGGCCGCTTGCTGGGCTTGGGGAGCCTGTTGCGTCTGGCGGGCTTGCTGAACCTGGTGGGCCTGCTGCGTTTGGTGGGCTTGTTGCGCCTGTGCGGATACGGCCCAGGCGGCACCGTACTGCTGGTACAGGTCGGCGGCGACCTTGCGGGCCGAGCGGATCAGCAAGGACTTGTCCAGGCGGCCGCGCCTGCGCCCGGCCAACTGCTCGGCGCCCGCCGGGTCGTCGGCGATGGTGCCGACGACGCGGGCACCGGTCTGGGCGTGCACCAGCATGTCGTTGACCTGACCGGAGACCTTGCCCGCGGTGTTCGGGTCGGCGACCAGGACGACGCCGACCACCGGGGTCGCCAGGCTCGCGGCACCGCGCGGGCCGCCGTGCAGCTTCGCGGACAGCGCGGCGGCGCGGTCGCGGACGCGGGCGATGGCCTCCGGCTCGGTGCGCGAGATCAGCAGCAGGAGGGAGGCGTGCGGGAACAGTTCCACGGCGGGGGTGTCCCCGCTGATCCGGCCGCAGTCGGCGATGACGTCGGCGGGCGCGCTCGGGGAGTCGGCGAGCGAGGCGAAGGCGTGCCCCAGGGTGGGCCACAGGCCGGCGAGACCGGCGGCCTGCTCGGCGATGCCGAGCCCGACGAGGACCTCCAGGCCGCCGTTCAACGGCTGTACGTGATCCCAGAGTTGGTCCGGCACGAGTCCGCGGCGCGCGGTCGCGGCGATGGACAGCATGCCGACGTTCGGGTTGAGCGGCCCGCCGTGGGCCGCGGCGCTGCGGTAGACGAGGTCACCGCCGGCCGGGTCCGTCTCGGCGAGCAGCACGCGCCGCGGCCAGACGGCGGCCAGCGCGACGGCGGCGGTGGTGACGCCGGGCGAACCCTTGTCGGCGGCCAGTGCGATGAGGGCCATGGATGCGCTGCCGCCCTCAGTTGCCGGGAACGACGACGACGGCGACGGAACCCACGGACGCGGCCTGGGCGACGGCGGCGGCGTCGGACTGGTCGACGAGGAGGGTGAGCGACAGGTTGCCGGTGCTCACGGCGGCGTCGCCGTTGTCACTCTTGGAACTGACGCGCGCCTTGTCGACGATGAGGCTGCCGCCTGCGGACGTGCCCGTGGAACCGCTGCCGGAGTTGGAACTCGACGCGTGGTCGCCGACGCGGTAGACGGCGACGATGTCACCGTTCTTGATGTCCGCCGGGTACTGGCCCTCCTTGAGAGCGACTCCGACGAAGGCCTTGCCGTCCGGCAGGCTGCTCTTCGCGCCGAACATCTGCCCCATCACGACCGTGTCCGCGTAGATGGTGGACTTGGCCTTGAGGGTCTTGAGGGTGCCCAGTTTGACCCACGGGATGTAGTTGATGGAGTCGTCCGCGGCCACCATCACCGAGGTCACGTCATCGGAGGTGACGGACTCTCCGGCCGGGATGTCCTTCGTCACCTTGACGACCTCGATCCGGTCCCCGGCCTGGAGCACGAGCATCGTGGCGCCCAGCGCGCCCACCAGGATGAGCAGCACCGCCAGGGCCGCGAGCGCCGGTTTGCGCTCGCGAGGCGATGTGGGAAGCCGGTCACCGACCGTCGGCTGAGCCGGAGCCGCGGCGCGTCCCGCGCCCGCCCCCGTACGCTCCTGGATCTTCACGCAACCGCTCCCCGTACACCCAAGATGTCGTCTGCCAAGCTCTTTGCCTGGGCTGCAAACCCGGACACTTCACCAGCGATCCGGGCGATGTCGCGGCTATCCGGCGCGGTGTCGAGTGTCAAGCCATCGCACGGTATCAGCCGCACATAAGCCCCTCAAGGCGAGTCAGGCCCCGTGGTCCACGGCTGACTTGACGTTATCCGTCAGCAACTCGGGCATAAGCCTGACCCCATGGGGTGCGACCGAATTACAGTCAAGCCAGTGTGCGACCGCGAACCCGTCGTCACGGTGACCCTCTGGAGTCCCGGCTCACGCCTGGCCCGCGACCACTGGGAACGCACCATGCCTGCACGAATTGCTCACAAGGGAGCGGATCAGTCATGCCGTGATCTTCCCCATGAAGCAAGCACCACTGACTTTGACCGGCTCTGAGCTGGTCGCCGTCGCGCTGCCCGCCTGCTTGAACGATGCAGAGGACATCGCCGCCGCCGACAAGGCGACCGCCCCGCCGTGACCCACTGGCACCGCCGCCACTGGGCCGATCAGGCTGCGCTGCATCACACCTTGGCAGCAAGAAGTCCGAAATTGACCTACCCGGAGAGGGGCCCGGCTTGGCGGAAGCAACCGCAGCACCGATACCGTCGAACTCCCTGACTAACTCAGTGCTCACGGGGAGTCACAGTGAAGCGACGCTCTTTGCCCGTTGCTGCCGCGCTCGTCGCAGCCGCAGCCTTGTTGACGACGGCTTGCAGTGGCGGAGGCGGCAACTCCAAGGCCGACGACGCGATCCCGGGCGCCGACACCCGCGGTACCCAGGCGTCGCCATCGCCCAGCGCTGACACTTCGGACGAGCCTCATCGACCAGACATCACGCTGCCCGGCGACGTCAAGGACGTCTTTGAGGGATGGCATACCGGCAATCCGACCAATGACGCCATCCTCGCCGATGCCGGCCGTGCGCAGACTGCCACCAACTACGCAATCATCAAGGGGAACCCCGACGAACCGGCTCTCGCGTTCTACCGGCAGGGGAACGCACTCGTCGGCGGCGCCAAGTGGGTCAAGTCCTTTGTGGATGCTGGGATCACCTACACGGGCACTGTGCGGTA from Streptomyces sp. 6-11-2 encodes:
- a CDS encoding CpaF family protein — protein: MTAVDHQLVKRFRQDAGDRIAEQRRLDQVNGVTPMSGEDERQYARAVIAQILEEYARAEINAGRTPLDAETEEQYAAAVHAALFGVGRLQPLLDDPQVENIDINGCDQVFVGYADGREVKGEPVAETDEELIELIQVLGAYSGLSSRPFDSANPQLDLRLPDGSRLSAVMDVTRRPALSIRRARMGKVFISDLVGNGTLAPELGHFLACAVRARKNIMIAGATNAGKTTLLRALANEIPPHERLITVERALELGLDTFPELHPNAVAFEERLPNSEGQGTISMAELVRRSLRMNPSRVIVGEVLGDEIVTMLNAMSQGNDGSLSTIHANSSSEVFNRISTYALQATERLPIEASQMLIAGAVNFVVFIQRRNNFQTGGRLQRMVTSVREVNGVDGRVLSSEVFAETPDGRVVPHAPIACLEDLMAHGYQPHGTWG
- a CDS encoding SAF domain-containing protein, translated to MKIQERTGAGAGRAAAPAQPTVGDRLPTSPRERKPALAALAVLLILVGALGATMLVLQAGDRIEVVKVTKDIPAGESVTSDDVTSVMVAADDSINYIPWVKLGTLKTLKAKSTIYADTVVMGQMFGAKSSLPDGKAFVGVALKEGQYPADIKNGDIVAVYRVGDHASSSNSGSGSTGTSAGGSLIVDKARVSSKSDNGDAAVSTGNLSLTLLVDQSDAAAVAQAASVGSVAVVVVPGN